Proteins from one Actinobacillus delphinicola genomic window:
- the moeA gene encoding molybdopterin molybdotransferase MoeA, with protein sequence MLPLNDALHQMLQQLPQPTATKLLSLKDAADRICAEDILSPINVPAFDNSAMDGYAVRLNDLEEGKPLKVAGKAFAGIPFQGEWETGSVVRIMTGAMIPSGTDAVIMQENATVHEDGRVSFTQIPKCGENLRRKGEDIQKGDVVLHKGAKLTSVALPLLASLGLEKVSVFKKIKVAVIATGDELVPVGQALGEGQIYDTNSFTVSLMLKKLGCEVIDFGILPDDPARFEESFIQAQQQADMIITSGGVSVGEADFTKTVLEKLGQINFWKIAMKPGKPFAFGKLGDTWFCGLPGNPVSALVTFYQLVQPAIAKLSGFSEWKAPQEFPATTTVSLKKRPGRLDFQRGFYHVNENGQIVVESVGFQGSHLFSAFVKSNCFIVLEKDRGNVEAGEKVTIQVFNEILG encoded by the coding sequence ATGCTTCCTCTAAATGATGCATTGCACCAAATGTTACAACAGTTGCCACAACCAACAGCAACAAAATTACTTTCATTAAAAGACGCAGCAGATCGTATCTGTGCGGAAGATATTCTTTCCCCTATCAATGTGCCTGCTTTCGATAATTCCGCAATGGATGGATACGCAGTTCGTCTCAACGATTTAGAGGAAGGCAAGCCTTTAAAAGTCGCAGGCAAAGCCTTTGCAGGTATCCCGTTTCAAGGTGAATGGGAAACAGGTAGTGTTGTTCGTATCATGACGGGAGCGATGATTCCAAGCGGAACCGATGCCGTGATTATGCAAGAAAATGCTACTGTACATGAAGATGGTCGTGTTTCTTTCACGCAAATCCCAAAATGTGGCGAAAATCTTCGTCGTAAAGGTGAAGATATTCAAAAAGGAGACGTTGTTTTACATAAAGGTGCGAAACTAACAAGTGTAGCGCTCCCACTTCTTGCCTCATTGGGCTTAGAAAAGGTAAGCGTATTTAAAAAGATCAAGGTTGCCGTGATTGCAACAGGTGATGAATTAGTGCCAGTAGGTCAAGCGCTTGGCGAAGGTCAAATTTATGATACGAATAGTTTTACTGTGTCATTAATGTTAAAAAAACTCGGTTGCGAAGTTATTGATTTTGGCATTTTGCCTGATGATCCTGCTCGTTTTGAAGAAAGTTTTATTCAAGCTCAACAACAAGCGGATATGATTATCACCAGTGGTGGCGTGTCTGTCGGCGAAGCGGATTTTACCAAAACTGTTTTAGAAAAATTAGGTCAAATCAATTTCTGGAAAATTGCAATGAAACCAGGTAAACCCTTTGCGTTTGGTAAATTAGGTGATACTTGGTTCTGTGGTCTACCAGGCAATCCTGTTTCTGCCTTAGTGACGTTCTATCAACTTGTGCAACCTGCAATTGCGAAATTAAGTGGTTTTAGTGAATGGAAAGCCCCACAAGAATTCCCTGCAACAACAACCGTTTCCCTGAAAAAACGTCCAGGTCGTTTAGATTTCCAACGTGGTTTCTATCATGTCAATGAAAATGGGCAAATTGTGGTAGAAAGCGTGGGATTCCAAGGCTCTCATCTTTTCAGTGCATTTGTGAAAAGTAACTGCTTTATCGTCCTTGAAAAAGATCGCGGTAATGTAGAAGCAGGCGAAAAAGTGACAATTCAAGTTTTTAACGAAATTTTGGGGTAA
- a CDS encoding molybdopterin-synthase adenylyltransferase MoeB — protein sequence MELTLEEEKRYVRQIHLKAIDFEGQERLKSSRMLIVGLGGLGCAAAQYLATAGVGHLTLLDFDTVSLSNLQRQVLHDDSRLGMEKVRSAEQSLRKLNPHIHLTSIHQHADDALMQKLISEVDVVLDCSDNLTTRNQLDKLCQQCKVPLVSGAAIRMEGLISTFTYEENTPTYHSLSQFFGEVGQSCVETGVLAPIVGIIGSMQALEAIKVCLKIGKTLCGRVLLIDGLSMTIREMQLPV from the coding sequence GTGGAATTAACCCTTGAAGAAGAAAAACGTTACGTCCGCCAAATTCATTTAAAAGCGATTGATTTTGAGGGGCAAGAACGCCTAAAATCCAGCCGTATGTTGATCGTCGGATTAGGTGGTTTAGGTTGCGCAGCTGCTCAATATCTTGCAACAGCAGGCGTTGGGCATCTCACTTTATTAGATTTTGATACTGTTTCTTTATCCAACTTACAACGCCAAGTTTTACATGATGACAGCCGTTTAGGTATGGAAAAAGTGCGCTCGGCAGAACAAAGCCTGCGTAAATTAAACCCGCATATTCATCTTACCAGTATCCACCAACATGCTGATGATGCGCTCATGCAAAAATTAATTAGCGAAGTGGATGTTGTGTTAGATTGTAGCGATAACCTCACAACACGCAATCAATTAGATAAACTTTGCCAACAATGCAAAGTTCCCCTTGTTTCAGGTGCGGCAATCCGTATGGAAGGACTGATTAGCACCTTTACTTATGAAGAAAATACACCGACTTACCATAGTTTAAGCCAATTTTTTGGCGAAGTCGGTCAAAGCTGTGTCGAAACTGGCGTACTTGCCCCAATTGTAGGCATTATCGGTTCGATGCAAGCCCTTGAAGCCATAAAAGTCTGTTTAAAAATCGGTAAAACCTTATGCGGTCGTGTTTTATTGATTGATGGACTTTCTATGACAATAAGAGAAATGCAATTACCTGTTTAA
- a CDS encoding cation diffusion facilitator family transporter, whose protein sequence is MSHHHDHEHDHCHHHVPQSKRALAWSFWLIFTFMFVEWVTSFLVHSLSLMADAGHMTNDAFSLALAFFAVHLTEKRPQVAKYLTLFNGLSLAIVAALIILEAIRRFYHPEHLIALPMIIVATLGLIVNIIVAKIIHTGDQENLNIQAAYWHVLADMFGSVIAIIAGLCAYFLNWQWVDPVASTILSIIILRSGLRISRTAYQALFH, encoded by the coding sequence ATGTCACATCATCACGATCATGAACACGATCATTGCCATCACCACGTGCCACAAAGCAAACGGGCACTTGCATGGAGCTTTTGGCTCATCTTTACTTTTATGTTTGTCGAATGGGTGACGAGCTTTTTAGTGCATAGTCTTTCATTAATGGCAGATGCTGGACATATGACGAATGATGCTTTTTCTCTTGCCTTAGCTTTCTTCGCAGTGCATTTAACCGAAAAACGCCCACAAGTCGCAAAATATCTCACCCTTTTTAATGGGTTGTCTTTAGCGATTGTCGCAGCACTCATCATTCTTGAGGCGATTCGCCGTTTTTATCATCCAGAACATCTTATTGCTCTGCCAATGATTATTGTGGCGACCTTGGGCTTAATCGTAAATATTATTGTGGCGAAAATTATTCACACTGGCGATCAGGAAAATCTTAATATTCAAGCGGCTTATTGGCACGTTCTTGCCGATATGTTTGGTTCTGTTATTGCCATCATCGCTGGACTCTGTGCTTATTTCCTTAATTGGCAATGGGTCGATCCTGTCGCAAGTACGATTTTAAGTATTATTATTTTACGCAGCGGATTACGCATCTCTCGCACCGCATATCAAGCGCTATTTCATTAA
- the moaD gene encoding molybdopterin synthase sulfur carrier subunit gives MLKVLFFAQTRELVNCDSLEMPAEFADVEALRQALAQKGEKWALALQSGKLLVAVNQKLTGFDTALQDGDEVAFFPPVTGG, from the coding sequence ATGTTAAAAGTTCTATTTTTTGCACAAACGAGAGAACTCGTAAACTGCGATAGTTTAGAAATGCCCGCTGAGTTTGCAGATGTAGAGGCTTTGCGCCAAGCACTTGCACAAAAAGGAGAAAAATGGGCATTAGCGTTACAATCTGGCAAATTACTTGTCGCTGTAAATCAGAAACTAACAGGATTTGATACTGCATTACAAGACGGCGATGAGGTTGCCTTCTTCCCGCCTGTAACAGGAGGCTGA
- the moaE gene encoding molybdopterin synthase catalytic subunit MoaE codes for MAENNTIILVQEATFQQQDTYQWLSEPANVGATVMFVGKVRNLNMGDNVSGLHLEHYPEMTQKSLKDIVEQARARWDLERVAVIHRIGSLKINDEIVLVGTSSMHREDAYHANEFIMDYLKTRAPFWKKEQTDNGERWVEGKDSDQEAAAKW; via the coding sequence ATGGCAGAAAACAATACAATTATCCTTGTTCAAGAGGCAACTTTCCAACAACAAGATACTTATCAATGGTTGTCTGAACCTGCAAATGTCGGGGCAACTGTGATGTTTGTTGGAAAAGTGCGTAATCTTAATATGGGCGATAATGTATCAGGATTACATCTTGAACATTATCCCGAAATGACCCAAAAATCATTGAAGGATATTGTTGAACAAGCCCGTGCTCGTTGGGATTTAGAGCGTGTAGCCGTGATTCATCGTATTGGTTCGCTTAAAATTAATGATGAGATCGTGCTGGTGGGAACCAGTTCTATGCACCGAGAAGATGCCTATCATGCCAATGAATTTATTATGGATTACCTAAAAACCCGAGCGCCTTTCTGGAAGAAAGAGCAAACCGATAACGGTGAGCGTTGGGTCGAAGGGAAAGATAGCGATCAGGAAGCAGCAGCTAAATGGTAA
- the queF gene encoding NADPH-dependent 7-cyano-7-deazaguanine reductase QueF (Catalyzes the NADPH-dependent reduction of 7-cyano-7-deazaguanine (preQ0) to 7-aminomethyl-7-deazaguanine (preQ1) in queuosine biosynthesis): MMYQDKSLSALKLGQKTQYAKFYDPTLLQPVPRRLNREKLGIEGNVPFTIGADMWTAFELSWLNEKGLPQVAIAEVSIDFRSQNLIESKSFKLYLNSFNQTKFADFASVQSTLQKDLAECAQGEVQVVVKPLTAYAQQPIEVLHGENIDNQDICIDNYEFNAELLENCCEKDEIIEEYLVSDLLKSNCLITSQPDWGTVQIHYVGRKINREKLLRYIVSFRDHNEFHEQCVERIFCDLLHFAKPEKLTVYARYTRRGGLDINPYRSNFEAVPESIRLARQ, from the coding sequence ATTATGTATCAAGACAAAAGTCTTTCGGCATTAAAATTAGGGCAAAAGACCCAGTACGCAAAATTCTACGATCCTACTCTACTTCAACCTGTGCCACGCCGTTTAAACCGTGAAAAACTCGGGATTGAAGGCAATGTTCCTTTCACCATTGGTGCGGATATGTGGACGGCATTTGAACTTTCTTGGTTAAATGAAAAAGGATTACCACAAGTTGCGATTGCTGAAGTAAGTATTGATTTCCGATCACAAAATCTCATTGAATCTAAAAGTTTTAAACTTTACCTTAATAGTTTTAATCAAACTAAATTTGCTGATTTTGCTAGCGTACAAAGCACGCTCCAAAAAGATCTCGCAGAATGTGCGCAAGGTGAGGTCCAAGTCGTGGTTAAACCTTTAACCGCCTATGCACAACAACCTATCGAAGTGCTACATGGTGAAAATATCGATAATCAAGATATTTGTATCGATAATTATGAATTTAATGCGGAATTACTCGAAAATTGCTGCGAAAAGGATGAAATTATCGAAGAATATTTAGTGAGCGATTTACTCAAATCCAACTGTCTTATTACTAGCCAACCTGACTGGGGAACCGTCCAAATTCACTATGTCGGACGCAAAATTAATCGTGAAAAATTATTACGTTACATCGTGTCTTTCCGTGATCACAATGAATTTCATGAACAATGTGTAGAACGTATTTTCTGTGATTTATTACATTTTGCAAAACCTGAAAAATTAACCGTTTACGCACGCTATACTCGTCGTGGTGGCTTAGACATTAACCCATACCGCTCTAACTTTGAAGCGGTTCCAGAAAGTATTCGCCTTGCACGTCAATAA
- the tldD gene encoding metalloprotease TldD, producing the protein MLQKVSDSLLAPSQLDCNALNKVFDAMSQRQLDYADLYFQLSQDESWSLEDSIIKEGGFHIDRGVGVRAVSGEKTGFAYADQIDLANLIQCANAVKGIATQAENVKITPPRYRSPKIQARYAVFNPLESLEKEQKIALLRLVDQTARAESPYVTQVNAHLSAVYEEILVAATDGTLAADIRPLIRLSISVLVEKDGKREVGRSGVGGRLPLDYFLADFQGIPRAVFFAKEAVRQALINIEAKAAPSGAMPVILGAGWPGVLLHEAVGHGLEGDFNRKESSVFTGKIGELVTSPLCTIVDDGTLPNRRGSLNIDDEGTPTQCNTLIENGILKGYMQDKMNARLMGVAPTGNGRRESYAHLPMPRMTNTYMQAGESDFEDMIKSVDYGVFASHFGGGQVDITSGKFTFSTAEAYLIENGKITHPIKGATLIGSGIDIMSKISMVGKNVEIDHGIGICGKAGQSVPVGVGQPVVKIDEITVGGTD; encoded by the coding sequence ATTTTACAGAAAGTATCTGACTCGCTTTTAGCTCCAAGTCAACTTGATTGTAATGCCTTAAATAAGGTTTTTGATGCTATGTCACAACGCCAATTGGATTATGCTGACTTGTATTTCCAGTTAAGCCAAGATGAAAGTTGGTCACTTGAAGATAGCATCATCAAAGAAGGCGGTTTCCACATTGATCGTGGTGTTGGTGTGCGTGCTGTAAGCGGTGAAAAAACAGGGTTTGCTTATGCCGATCAAATTGATCTCGCTAACCTTATCCAATGTGCGAATGCGGTTAAAGGTATTGCAACACAGGCAGAGAATGTCAAAATTACTCCGCCTCGTTACCGTTCTCCGAAAATTCAAGCACGCTATGCAGTTTTCAATCCACTTGAAAGTTTAGAAAAAGAACAAAAAATTGCCCTCCTCCGTTTAGTCGATCAAACCGCACGGGCAGAAAGTCCTTATGTTACTCAAGTGAATGCACACCTCAGTGCCGTTTATGAAGAAATTTTAGTGGCAGCGACAGATGGTACCTTGGCGGCAGATATTCGCCCATTAATTCGCCTTTCTATTTCTGTATTAGTTGAAAAAGATGGAAAACGTGAAGTCGGTCGTAGTGGCGTGGGCGGTCGTTTACCTTTGGATTACTTCCTTGCCGATTTCCAAGGCATACCACGTGCGGTCTTTTTCGCAAAAGAAGCTGTCCGCCAAGCCTTAATTAATATCGAAGCCAAAGCCGCACCATCAGGCGCAATGCCTGTAATCCTTGGCGCAGGCTGGCCAGGTGTTTTATTACATGAGGCGGTTGGGCATGGTTTAGAAGGCGACTTCAACCGCAAAGAAAGCTCTGTTTTCACAGGGAAAATTGGCGAATTAGTCACAAGCCCTCTTTGCACCATTGTGGATGACGGAACGCTACCAAATCGCCGCGGCTCATTGAATATTGATGATGAAGGCACACCGACACAATGTAATACTTTAATTGAAAATGGTATTTTAAAGGGCTACATGCAGGATAAAATGAATGCACGCTTAATGGGTGTCGCACCGACTGGAAATGGTCGCCGTGAAAGCTATGCACACTTACCAATGCCACGCATGACGAATACCTATATGCAAGCAGGTGAAAGTGATTTTGAAGACATGATTAAAAGCGTTGATTATGGTGTCTTTGCCTCGCACTTTGGCGGTGGTCAAGTAGATATCACATCGGGTAAATTCACTTTCTCAACCGCAGAAGCTTATTTAATTGAAAACGGTAAAATTACTCATCCTATCAAAGGTGCAACCTTAATTGGTTCAGGAATTGATATTATGAGCAAAATTTCAATGGTTGGAAAAAATGTTGAAATTGATCATGGTATTGGAATCTGCGGTAAAGCAGGACAATCTGTGCCTGTTGGCGTAGGTCAACCCGTGGTTAAAATTGATGAAATTACCGTTGGCGGAACCGATTAA
- the folE gene encoding GTP cyclohydrolase I FolE — translation MQDISVEAAQVKRALAEQGLETPMLPQDKTKNERRNEIQQKMQEVLTLIGLDLSDDSLQETPKRLAKMYIDEIFSGLDYQNFPKITKIKNAMKVSERVQVNDITLTTTCEHHFVTIDGTVAIAYYPAKWVIGLSKLNRIVDFFAKRPQVQERFTEQLLVALQTILETQDVAIYVNAAHYCVKGRGIQDSNSYTITSAYGGVFLNDREERKEFLACVRHK, via the coding sequence ATGCAAGATATTTCAGTAGAAGCAGCACAAGTTAAGCGTGCTTTAGCGGAACAAGGGCTTGAAACCCCAATGCTTCCACAAGATAAAACAAAGAATGAACGACGCAACGAAATTCAACAAAAAATGCAAGAGGTGTTGACACTAATTGGATTGGATTTAAGTGATGACAGCTTGCAAGAAACACCAAAACGCTTAGCAAAAATGTACATTGATGAGATTTTTAGTGGATTGGATTATCAAAATTTCCCTAAAATTACCAAAATAAAAAATGCGATGAAAGTAAGTGAGCGTGTTCAGGTAAATGATATTACGTTGACAACGACGTGCGAACATCATTTTGTCACAATTGATGGAACCGTAGCGATTGCATATTATCCAGCAAAATGGGTAATCGGATTATCTAAATTAAACCGTATCGTTGATTTCTTTGCAAAACGTCCGCAAGTTCAAGAACGTTTTACAGAACAACTTTTAGTTGCACTACAAACTATTTTAGAAACCCAAGATGTAGCGATTTATGTCAACGCAGCACATTATTGTGTGAAAGGACGTGGTATCCAAGATAGCAATAGTTATACCATTACTTCGGCATATGGTGGGGTGTTCTTAAATGATCGTGAAGAGCGTAAAGAGTTTTTAGCTTGCGTTCGTCATAAATAA
- a CDS encoding HNH endonuclease encodes MSIEKLNTPENLDKVTPKNNTDRLSSFSLKEEVKTTFEGNVILPKNGGEWTGEPGNSEWKPDPDYVPPSKSPNVERPRNNPDNLSWSDILDKHGMDSVPFKDGYPDLSQVAKESIQIDDFGIARDENFDQADEKTAKKWDEEKKDGKTWTADDVAKWRKENNYTWHECEDCCTLQLVPTEIHNNIPHSGGISLKKAELNNN; translated from the coding sequence ATGTCTATTGAAAAACTTAATACACCTGAGAATTTGGATAAAGTTACGCCAAAGAATAATACAGATCGTTTAAGCAGTTTTAGTTTAAAAGAAGAAGTAAAAACGACATTTGAAGGCAACGTTATTTTGCCTAAAAATGGTGGGGAATGGACAGGCGAACCTGGAAACTCAGAATGGAAACCAGATCCTGATTATGTTCCACCGTCAAAATCGCCAAATGTTGAACGCCCTAGAAATAATCCAGATAATTTGTCATGGTCTGATATTCTAGATAAACACGGTATGGATTCGGTTCCATTTAAAGACGGTTATCCAGACTTATCACAAGTGGCAAAAGAAAGCATTCAAATTGATGACTTTGGCATTGCTCGTGATGAAAATTTTGATCAAGCCGATGAAAAGACTGCTAAAAAGTGGGACGAAGAAAAAAAAGACGGTAAAACTTGGACTGCAGATGATGTAGCCAAATGGCGTAAAGAAAATAATTATACTTGGCATGAGTGTGAGGATTGTTGTACTTTACAGCTAGTACCGACAGAAATTCACAATAATATTCCGCATAGCGGTGGAATTTCATTGAAAAAAGCTGAATTAAATAATAATTAA
- the birA gene encoding bifunctional biotin--[acetyl-CoA-carboxylase] ligase/biotin operon repressor BirA, whose protein sequence is MNTENINDVTLLSTLCEAGEISADLLAERFSVTKEAILSHLHYWQAQGVPLHFEQNDEKIYFDSKLPLLDGRKILPLLPNTRLIYQPVIGSTNDFLLTHQDLQSGTLCMAEFQTHGRGRRGRQWFSPFAGQFIFSVLWQFPKQLDLSGLSLVVGLAIAKALRQLGAEDVQLKWPNDILLKGKKLGGILVELAFPPTPYCNAIIGVGLNWMFEREMPIDQPYTNLHSVLPEYDREAIFVAIWRQLNAFLEQFTQFGFKPFVEMWREFDAFAGASIVLQNSHQQIQGIACGIDEKGWLILQNAQTGERESFCCGEFSLRSWQKN, encoded by the coding sequence ATGAATACCGAAAACATAAACGATGTTACATTGCTTTCTACGCTTTGCGAGGCAGGAGAGATTTCTGCAGATTTACTTGCAGAACGTTTTTCAGTGACAAAAGAGGCGATTTTATCGCATTTACATTATTGGCAAGCGCAGGGTGTACCGTTACATTTTGAACAAAATGATGAAAAAATTTACTTTGATTCAAAACTTCCTTTATTAGATGGCAGAAAGATTTTACCTCTTTTACCCAATACTCGGTTGATCTATCAGCCTGTCATTGGTTCAACCAATGATTTTCTATTGACGCATCAGGATTTGCAGTCGGGTACGCTTTGTATGGCTGAATTTCAGACGCATGGGCGTGGGCGACGTGGGCGGCAATGGTTTTCGCCGTTTGCTGGGCAGTTTATTTTTAGTGTATTGTGGCAATTTCCTAAGCAACTTGATTTAAGCGGGCTAAGTTTGGTGGTGGGGCTAGCGATTGCCAAGGCATTGCGGCAATTAGGTGCAGAAGATGTCCAGCTAAAATGGCCGAATGATATTTTATTAAAAGGAAAAAAACTGGGTGGAATTTTGGTAGAACTCGCATTCCCTCCCACACCATACTGCAATGCGATTATTGGAGTAGGACTAAATTGGATGTTTGAGAGGGAAATGCCGATTGATCAACCTTATACGAATTTGCATTCCGTATTGCCAGAATATGATAGAGAAGCGATCTTTGTTGCAATTTGGCGACAATTAAACGCATTTTTAGAGCAATTTACGCAATTTGGCTTTAAACCTTTTGTTGAAATGTGGCGAGAGTTTGATGCATTTGCGGGAGCGTCTATCGTTTTGCAAAATAGTCATCAGCAAATTCAGGGAATCGCTTGTGGCATTGATGAAAAAGGCTGGTTGATTTTACAAAATGCACAAACAGGCGAGCGTGAAAGTTTTTGTTGTGGGGAATTTTCATTACGCTCGTGGCAAAAAAATTAA
- the guaB gene encoding IMP dehydrogenase, with protein sequence MLRIAKKALTFDDVLLVPAHSTVLPNTANLSTKLTKEITLNIPMLSAAMDTVTETKLAISLAQEGGIGFIHKNMSIERQADRVRRVKKFESGMVTEPVTVSPDLTLAELAEIVKKNKFAGYPVIDENNDLVGIITGRDTRFVTDLSKKVSEVMTPKARLITVKENTPRADILKLMHNNRIEKVLVVDDNEKLIGMITVKDFQKAESKPNACKDEFGRLRVGAAVGAGEGNEERIAALVEAGVDVLLIDSSHGHSEGVLQRVRETRKKYPNLPIVAGNVATAAGALALAEAGASAVKVGIGPGSICTTRIVTGVGVPQITAISDAAEALKDLGIPVIADGGIRYSGDIAKAIAAGASCVMVGSMFAGTEEAPGEIELYQGRAFKSYRGMGSLGAMAKGSSDRYFQSDNAADKLVPEGIEGRIPYKGYLKDIIHQQMGGLRSCMGLTGSATIEDLRTKAMFVEISGAGIKESHVHDVTITKEAPNYQMR encoded by the coding sequence ATGTTACGCATCGCAAAAAAAGCCCTAACTTTTGACGACGTTTTACTTGTCCCAGCACACTCTACTGTGCTTCCAAATACCGCTAATCTTAGCACGAAATTAACCAAAGAAATCACCTTAAATATTCCAATGCTCTCTGCAGCAATGGATACCGTAACAGAAACCAAACTTGCAATCTCTTTAGCGCAGGAAGGCGGTATCGGTTTTATCCATAAAAATATGTCAATCGAACGCCAAGCTGATCGTGTTCGCCGTGTAAAAAAATTCGAAAGCGGTATGGTAACTGAACCTGTTACCGTGTCACCTGACCTTACTTTGGCTGAACTTGCTGAAATTGTAAAGAAAAATAAATTCGCAGGCTATCCAGTTATTGATGAAAACAACGATCTTGTTGGTATCATCACTGGTCGTGATACCCGTTTCGTGACTGATCTTAGCAAAAAAGTTTCTGAAGTGATGACGCCAAAAGCACGTCTTATCACCGTAAAAGAAAATACTCCACGTGCTGACATTTTAAAATTAATGCACAACAACCGTATCGAAAAAGTATTAGTCGTTGACGATAACGAAAAACTTATCGGTATGATCACTGTAAAAGACTTCCAAAAAGCAGAAAGCAAACCAAACGCTTGTAAAGATGAATTTGGTCGCTTACGTGTAGGTGCAGCTGTTGGTGCTGGCGAAGGGAATGAAGAACGTATTGCCGCCCTTGTTGAAGCAGGTGTTGACGTATTACTTATCGATAGCTCACACGGTCACAGCGAAGGCGTATTACAACGTGTTCGTGAAACACGTAAAAAATACCCTAACCTTCCAATCGTTGCAGGTAACGTTGCAACAGCAGCAGGTGCATTAGCCCTAGCTGAAGCGGGTGCGAGCGCAGTTAAAGTGGGTATCGGTCCTGGTTCAATCTGTACAACTCGTATCGTAACAGGCGTAGGTGTACCACAAATCACCGCTATTTCTGATGCAGCAGAAGCATTAAAAGATCTTGGTATCCCTGTTATCGCTGACGGCGGTATCCGTTACTCTGGCGATATCGCAAAAGCTATCGCTGCTGGTGCAAGCTGTGTCATGGTCGGCTCAATGTTCGCAGGAACTGAAGAAGCTCCAGGCGAAATCGAACTTTATCAAGGTCGTGCATTTAAATCTTACCGCGGTATGGGTTCATTAGGTGCGATGGCGAAAGGCTCAAGCGATCGTTACTTCCAAAGCGACAACGCAGCGGATAAATTAGTACCAGAAGGTATCGAAGGACGTATTCCTTACAAAGGCTATCTAAAAGATATCATCCACCAACAAATGGGTGGTCTTCGCTCTTGCATGGGCTTAACTGGTAGCGCAACCATTGAAGATCTTCGTACTAAAGCGATGTTCGTTGAAATCAGCGGCGCAGGCATCAAAGAAAGCCACGTCCACGACGTAACCATCACTAAAGAAGCACCAAATTACCAAATGCGCTAA